The DNA segment TGGAGGCGATACCCATTAATTTATCAGCATCTTTTGAATATAAAATTTTACCAGTACTTTCCTCAATCGCGATGGCTGCATTTGCATTAACGGTTGGTTCTGCCGCGGCTTGTGCTGCTTTCGGACTCACTAAGAAGCCACTTACTGCGAGGGATACTGCCATAATCGCGATCCCTGTCTTTTTAATTATCTTTTTCACTGCAACTTCTCCTTCATTTGAGCAAACTATTGGCTCTTTTTATCTATATTTTAATAAAGAAACCTATTTTAAAATTCCCTTTTTGAAATAGGTTTCATTTTTTTGACGGATACTTTCATATTTTACCATGATTTAGTAGCGTCGTATATAAAACTTTTCGCCCATAAGCCCTAATGCTCTAACGAATAATTGGCAGAAGGATATGGGACGGGTATTCTGGGCTATGATAGATTGTTTGGTGCGCAATTTGGCTTTTAGTTGAATTAATGAAGCTATCGCCAGTATTTGGATTTGGGTCGAATCTCGGGAAATTACTTGAAGATATTTCGATGCGGATCTGATGTCCTTTTTTGAATAGATTACTCGTTGCCCATAAGTCGATTGTGTATTGATTAATATTATTTTGAACACTATCTCCGTGCTGTTTGTTAGCTCGGATAATCCCGTCTGCTAGGTTAAATGCTGTTCCGTCTGGAAAAACATCCACTAATTTAGCAGTAAAATCAGTGTTTGGCGCATCTGTTTTCGCCCATAATTTCACTTGGATTTCTCCTGTAATTTCTAGCGCTTCTTCTAATGGAGCGGTTGAATAACAAAGAATGTCTTCACGCATTTCTAGGTGCTTTTGATCACGAGGACCATCTGCATGTAACTCTTTGTGTAAAGTTCCACCGCCATTTGATGGGACTGGGTTTTCCGGGTCATAGCTGAATTTTGCTTCATAAGCGGTTGTTGGTGGGGTGAATTCTGCACTTACTGCACCAGATTTAAAATAAAGAGGTGTTGTGACTGCATTTTTCGGCGGCCAAGTTTCAGATGTTTTCCAATCATTTAATCCCATAACAAAATAGTTCACTGCTGGCATTTCTGGTAACGGCTCTTGTTTTAACCAATGATTGAACCACTCCAGATGTCTTGCATGCATATTTGCTTCGCCCCATTTAGTTGCAGCCATACCAAAATCACGATCTCCAATCATTTGCGTGAAATTAGCATGTGTCCATGGGCCAATAACGAGCTTATCGCCAAGTTTACGACAATGACCATTTTGAAAATTAGCGATTGTTTTGTCTAAAAAGCAGTCATACCAACCAGCTACATGGAGTCCTGGCACACTAATTTTATCGTAATTACTTTTTGCATCGATTTTTTGCCAGTGGTTATGTGTCGGCTCATAGTGGAGAAGTTCCGAAAAATAAGGCATTTCTTCCCGACCAATCGCAGGCCAATCTTTATATGGTTTGAATTTATATAGTGAGTCAAGATTATCTAGGTTTTTCATTAAAGCATTAACTGCTTGTTCTAGTTCTTCACTCGTGTTGTATTTACGAGTTAGCATATTTGGAAGCATTGATTCTAAGTTCCAAGTCTCCCACATTCCTAATTCTAGCGCACCATCATGATCGTTAAATACATCTGTCATACTATTTTGCGCCATAATTGGAGCCATCGCTTTCAAATGTTTATTACCACTCATCGCAGCTAAAATTTGCGTATATCCATAGTACGATAAACCAAACATACCAACATCCCCATTTGAATACGGTAAATTCGCTGCCCACTCAATTGTGTCATATCCATCGTCTACTTCTGCTATGTATGGAACAAATTCTCCTTCTGATTTATATCTGCCACGAACATCTTGAACTATGACAATGTAGCCTTGCTCTGCCAAAATATTAGGGCGTATAAAATGGAGCCCATAAGACTTGCTATATGGTAATCTTGTTAGCAATACTGGATACTTCCCTTCATCCGCAGGGCGATATATATCTGCGTAAAGAGTTACTCCGTCGCGCATTTTGGCTGGAATATCTGTTTCTATTATTAATTGATTATGTTTCACGTGAAACATCTCCTTTTGATAT comes from the Listeria welshimeri serovar 6b str. SLCC5334 genome and includes:
- a CDS encoding CocE/NonD family hydrolase produces the protein MKHNQLIIETDIPAKMRDGVTLYADIYRPADEGKYPVLLTRLPYSKSYGLHFIRPNILAEQGYIVIVQDVRGRYKSEGEFVPYIAEVDDGYDTIEWAANLPYSNGDVGMFGLSYYGYTQILAAMSGNKHLKAMAPIMAQNSMTDVFNDHDGALELGMWETWNLESMLPNMLTRKYNTSEELEQAVNALMKNLDNLDSLYKFKPYKDWPAIGREEMPYFSELLHYEPTHNHWQKIDAKSNYDKISVPGLHVAGWYDCFLDKTIANFQNGHCRKLGDKLVIGPWTHANFTQMIGDRDFGMAATKWGEANMHARHLEWFNHWLKQEPLPEMPAVNYFVMGLNDWKTSETWPPKNAVTTPLYFKSGAVSAEFTPPTTAYEAKFSYDPENPVPSNGGGTLHKELHADGPRDQKHLEMREDILCYSTAPLEEALEITGEIQVKLWAKTDAPNTDFTAKLVDVFPDGTAFNLADGIIRANKQHGDSVQNNINQYTIDLWATSNLFKKGHQIRIEISSSNFPRFDPNPNTGDSFINSTKSQIAHQTIYHSPEYPSHILLPIIR